The following proteins are encoded in a genomic region of Sorangiineae bacterium MSr12523:
- a CDS encoding UvrD-helicase domain-containing protein, translating to MSGLNPAQKTAVEHQNGPLLVLAGAGSGKTRVITQRIVRLLERGIPAGTIVALTFTNKAAGEMGERIHKLLEGRTSAAKGLTISTFHSFGLNVLTREKRAQNAAFTIFDQGDAVGTVKEILRQVDAGKRFDVSAIMSRISNAKNAFLLPEELPDDGMDPYAEITKIVYPRYQAALRNFSAYDFDDLVCEVVRLWQARPDVLARWQEKARYLLVDEYQDTNRAQFMMLRLLAEPYRNICVVGDDDQAIYGWRGADVRNILEFEDQFTGAQVVKLEENYRSKQTILDVANAVIAKRVDVRHKKHLFSSRLSDDKITIAVAPSPDAEAAYTVRELQRWIRDEKKQPKDCAVLYRSNGQAKVIEECLRTEGIPYRIVGGQQFFERKEVKDLLSYLKLTLNRSDEISLRRIMNYPARGIGDTSVERLALHAKAKGWTLWEAIERVDALDDVSEQARQGCKSLEKIIAETRKMILVQQTPASAVARSLCERIGLKRDIEASSPTPNAAAKRWGNVEGLFNTLARREAKGGMEQARDIQNFLHALTLDFGSDEETQGNAVTLSTLHGSKGLEFDIVHLIGCEEGFLPHQRTLDERATDAPTFSEDGNTSKAADIEEERRLFYVGVTRARDVLVLSRCKARAMRGKPVPRTPSRFLMDIPPERFVEIEVRDEPAMSTNAGLEKANALLAMLEGLGG from the coding sequence ATGAGCGGTCTCAATCCGGCCCAGAAAACGGCCGTGGAGCATCAAAATGGCCCGCTTCTCGTCCTCGCGGGCGCCGGGTCGGGGAAAACGCGTGTGATCACGCAGCGTATCGTCCGCCTTTTGGAGCGCGGCATCCCCGCGGGCACGATTGTCGCGCTGACCTTTACGAACAAAGCCGCCGGCGAAATGGGCGAGCGCATTCACAAGCTCCTCGAAGGACGGACGAGCGCCGCGAAAGGGCTGACCATCTCGACGTTCCACTCCTTCGGCCTGAATGTGCTCACGCGCGAGAAGCGCGCGCAGAATGCGGCCTTCACGATCTTCGATCAGGGCGACGCCGTCGGCACGGTCAAAGAGATTTTGCGGCAAGTCGACGCGGGCAAGCGCTTCGACGTATCGGCCATCATGTCGCGCATCTCCAATGCGAAGAACGCGTTCTTGCTGCCCGAGGAGCTGCCCGACGACGGGATGGATCCGTACGCGGAGATCACGAAAATCGTGTACCCGCGCTATCAAGCGGCGCTTCGCAATTTCTCCGCGTACGACTTCGACGACCTCGTTTGCGAGGTCGTGCGCCTGTGGCAAGCCCGGCCCGACGTGCTCGCGCGCTGGCAAGAGAAGGCGCGCTACCTGCTCGTCGACGAGTACCAGGACACGAACCGCGCCCAGTTCATGATGCTGCGCCTTCTCGCGGAGCCGTACCGCAACATCTGCGTCGTCGGCGACGACGATCAGGCCATCTACGGCTGGCGCGGCGCGGACGTGCGCAACATCCTCGAGTTCGAGGATCAGTTCACCGGTGCGCAAGTCGTCAAGCTCGAGGAAAATTACCGCTCGAAGCAGACGATCCTCGACGTGGCCAACGCGGTCATCGCCAAGCGCGTCGACGTGCGCCACAAGAAGCACCTGTTCAGCAGCCGGCTGAGCGATGACAAGATCACGATCGCCGTGGCTCCGTCGCCCGATGCGGAGGCCGCGTACACGGTACGCGAGCTGCAGCGCTGGATCCGCGACGAGAAGAAGCAGCCGAAAGACTGCGCAGTGCTCTATCGATCCAATGGCCAAGCCAAGGTGATCGAGGAGTGCCTGCGCACGGAGGGCATTCCGTACCGCATCGTGGGCGGGCAGCAGTTCTTCGAGCGCAAGGAAGTCAAAGACCTCCTGTCGTACTTGAAGCTGACCTTGAATCGCTCGGACGAGATCAGCCTGCGGCGCATCATGAATTATCCGGCGCGCGGCATTGGCGACACCAGCGTGGAGCGGCTGGCGTTGCACGCGAAGGCCAAGGGCTGGACGCTGTGGGAGGCCATCGAGCGGGTGGATGCGCTCGACGACGTCTCCGAGCAGGCGCGCCAGGGGTGCAAGTCGCTCGAGAAGATCATCGCCGAGACGCGCAAGATGATCCTGGTGCAGCAGACACCGGCCAGCGCCGTCGCGCGTTCGCTGTGCGAGCGCATCGGTCTGAAGCGCGACATCGAGGCGAGCTCGCCCACGCCCAATGCCGCGGCCAAGCGATGGGGCAACGTCGAAGGGCTGTTCAATACGCTGGCGCGCCGCGAGGCGAAGGGCGGCATGGAGCAGGCGCGCGACATCCAGAACTTCCTGCACGCGCTCACGTTGGACTTCGGTTCCGACGAGGAGACGCAGGGCAACGCCGTCACCTTGTCGACGTTGCATGGCTCGAAGGGGCTCGAGTTCGACATCGTGCATTTGATCGGCTGCGAGGAAGGCTTTTTGCCGCACCAGCGCACCTTGGACGAGCGTGCGACGGATGCTCCGACGTTCTCGGAGGACGGCAACACCTCGAAGGCGGCCGACATCGAGGAAGAGCGTCGGCTCTTCTACGTGGGCGTGACGCGTGCGCGCGACGTGCTCGTGCTCTCGCGCTGCAAGGCACGCGCGATGCGCGGTAAGCCGGTCCCGCGCACGCCAAGCCGCTTCCTCATGGACATCCCGCCCGAGCGCTTCGTCGAAATCGAGGTACGCGACGAGCCGGCCATGTCGACCAACGCGGGCCTGGAAAAGGCCAACGCGCTGCTGGCCATGCTGGAAGGCCTCGGGGGCTAG
- a CDS encoding DUF885 domain-containing protein, whose translation MNRLSSLACVSVLALVAACGSGSAEAPPPAPPPVAAQPAATADAGASDTADDADIAAYGKKYVDLVVELWPEAATSLGLHARDAELNDRSREGIDRAVAKQRAMLDELMQRFSSKPHASRSAFTDLVILEHALTVDIKRTEALRPHETRPDFYTEPLNAIFYVMARDFAPGPERARSALERIEKLPQQVQSAKANLKNPSRIATQIGIESAEGAKTFLDEQAALILKELPGEKARINTAVRAAKDAYAGYVTWLKKDLLPRSNGQFASGKALFEFLTHEDYFLNENSDEIHAMGKRLFDETQQKLTETARRIDPQAKKWSDVVARVKGHHPTMADLLPSYRREVARARKFLVDKDVVPFPAGDELEVVETPTFKRNTTQAAYDIPPPFDPPGAKGFFYVTPAEASWPKKRQEEWLRENDHGDQVDTAVHEAYPGHHLQLSFARLHPSIIRKVTGPSIFSEGWGLYSEELMAELGYYTDEERLMQLVWTLVRAARVIIDVGLHTRGMTYEEAVKILTDEVHLERPLAQNEVKRYTESPTQPLSYLIGRERIFAMRERMRARDGARFSLKAFHSEVLTRGTVAPGLLEREIFGD comes from the coding sequence ATGAATCGGCTTTCCTCGCTCGCGTGTGTCTCCGTTCTGGCCTTGGTGGCGGCTTGTGGATCCGGGTCGGCGGAGGCTCCGCCCCCTGCTCCGCCGCCGGTGGCCGCGCAGCCCGCCGCGACGGCGGACGCGGGGGCCTCGGACACGGCGGACGATGCGGATATAGCCGCCTATGGAAAGAAGTACGTGGACCTCGTGGTCGAATTGTGGCCCGAGGCCGCCACGTCGCTCGGGTTGCATGCGCGCGATGCGGAGCTCAACGATCGCTCGCGTGAGGGGATCGATCGCGCCGTCGCGAAGCAGCGCGCGATGCTCGATGAACTGATGCAGCGCTTCTCGTCCAAGCCGCATGCATCGCGTTCGGCCTTCACGGATTTGGTCATTCTGGAGCACGCGCTCACCGTCGACATCAAGCGCACCGAGGCGCTTCGCCCGCACGAGACGCGCCCCGATTTCTACACCGAGCCGCTCAACGCGATCTTCTACGTCATGGCGCGCGACTTCGCCCCCGGTCCCGAGCGCGCGCGCTCGGCGCTGGAGCGCATCGAGAAGCTGCCGCAACAAGTGCAGTCGGCCAAGGCCAACTTGAAGAACCCGTCGCGCATCGCCACGCAGATTGGCATCGAGTCGGCGGAGGGCGCAAAGACCTTTCTCGACGAGCAGGCGGCGCTGATCCTCAAGGAGCTGCCCGGCGAAAAGGCGCGTATCAATACCGCGGTGCGCGCCGCGAAGGATGCGTATGCCGGGTACGTCACCTGGCTCAAGAAAGACCTTTTGCCGCGCTCGAATGGGCAGTTCGCGTCGGGCAAAGCGCTGTTCGAGTTTCTCACGCACGAGGATTATTTCCTCAATGAGAACTCGGACGAGATTCATGCGATGGGAAAGCGTCTCTTCGACGAGACGCAGCAAAAGCTGACCGAGACCGCGCGGCGCATCGATCCGCAGGCCAAGAAGTGGAGCGACGTGGTCGCCCGCGTGAAGGGCCACCACCCGACGATGGCCGACTTGCTCCCGTCGTACCGGCGTGAGGTCGCCCGCGCGCGAAAGTTCCTCGTCGACAAGGACGTCGTTCCGTTTCCGGCCGGCGACGAGCTCGAGGTGGTCGAGACGCCGACCTTCAAGCGCAACACCACGCAAGCGGCGTACGACATTCCGCCGCCGTTCGATCCGCCGGGCGCCAAAGGCTTCTTCTACGTGACGCCGGCCGAGGCGAGCTGGCCGAAGAAGCGCCAGGAGGAGTGGCTCCGCGAAAACGATCACGGCGATCAAGTCGACACCGCAGTGCACGAGGCGTATCCCGGACACCATTTGCAGCTGTCGTTCGCGAGGCTGCATCCGTCGATCATCCGCAAGGTGACCGGTCCGAGCATCTTCTCCGAGGGCTGGGGCCTCTACTCCGAGGAGCTCATGGCGGAGCTCGGGTACTACACCGACGAGGAGCGCCTCATGCAACTCGTGTGGACCCTCGTTCGCGCGGCGCGCGTCATCATCGACGTGGGCCTGCACACGCGCGGCATGACCTACGAGGAGGCGGTGAAGATCCTCACCGACGAGGTGCACCTCGAGCGTCCGCTCGCTCAGAACGAGGTCAAGCGCTACACCGAGTCGCCGACGCAGCCGCTCTCGTATTTGATTGGCCGCGAGCGCATCTTCGCCATGCGCGAGCGCATGCGGGCACGCGACGGCGCCCGCTTCTCGTTGAAGGCCTTCCATTCGGAGGTCCTCACCCGCGGCACCGTCGCCCCCGGCCTGCTCGAGCGCGAAATCTTCGGCGACTAG
- a CDS encoding nuclear transport factor 2 family protein produces MSDVTRSIVNRYFQAYRERQPPEAIAALFSEDVDWNIPGDTARVPWIGRKKGRAGVADFVRGLRERIESLHFEVRSILVDGEHAVALGELASRVTSTGKVIESPFSFEFTVRDGLITKYLMLEDSFAVREAVLPDIEARKKAIQNYFRWVDDGDPRLFDLFTDDVEFFFPKFGRARGKDAVRRFGAAFQALSAKLEHDIEGLRYIVSDDDSIAVEGQEWGVTPDGVSWPDGTINQGRFCNVFQFEGNLIRRTYIYVDPDFTNADETRLKALRATL; encoded by the coding sequence ATGTCGGACGTGACCCGAAGCATCGTGAATCGGTATTTCCAGGCTTACCGCGAACGCCAGCCGCCCGAAGCCATCGCGGCGCTTTTCAGCGAGGACGTCGATTGGAACATCCCCGGCGATACCGCGCGCGTGCCCTGGATCGGCCGCAAGAAAGGGCGCGCGGGGGTGGCGGACTTCGTCCGAGGTCTTCGCGAGCGCATCGAGTCCTTGCACTTCGAGGTGCGCTCCATTCTCGTGGATGGCGAGCACGCCGTTGCCCTCGGGGAGCTCGCGTCACGCGTGACGAGCACGGGCAAGGTCATCGAGAGCCCGTTTTCCTTCGAGTTCACCGTTCGCGATGGCTTGATCACGAAGTACCTCATGCTCGAGGACAGCTTCGCCGTGCGCGAGGCGGTGCTTCCCGACATCGAGGCTCGAAAGAAGGCGATCCAAAACTATTTCCGCTGGGTCGACGACGGCGATCCCCGGCTTTTCGATCTCTTCACCGACGACGTCGAGTTCTTCTTTCCCAAGTTCGGACGCGCCCGAGGAAAGGATGCCGTCCGCCGTTTTGGCGCAGCCTTCCAGGCGCTGAGTGCGAAGCTCGAACACGATATCGAGGGACTGCGCTACATCGTATCGGACGACGACTCCATCGCCGTGGAAGGGCAGGAGTGGGGCGTCACCCCCGATGGCGTGAGCTGGCCGGATGGCACCATCAACCAGGGCCGCTTCTGCAACGTCTTCCAGTTCGAAGGCAATCTCATTCGCCGCACGTACATCTACGTGGACCCCGACTTCACCAACGCCGACGAGACCCGCCTAAAGGCGCTGCGCGCCACCTTGTGA
- a CDS encoding TetR/AcrR family transcriptional regulator, with the protein MAAARGRPRSFDRDRALAQAMEVFWAKGYEGAQVSDLTAAMGINPPSFYAAFESKEALFREAIELYKKTAGAGTMKALAEGRTAREAIRVMLMTSVDIALSAPGKAGCLLVVSILQSATENSGLQEHMEEIRRSTVQAIRKRLERGMRERDLPATTDVRGLSAFFGTMIHGLSLQARDGTPRKDLHRAIEAALSVL; encoded by the coding sequence ATGGCAGCAGCCCGAGGAAGACCCCGCAGTTTCGACCGCGACCGCGCGCTGGCGCAGGCCATGGAGGTCTTTTGGGCCAAGGGCTACGAGGGCGCGCAGGTGAGCGATCTCACGGCCGCCATGGGCATCAACCCGCCGAGCTTCTACGCGGCGTTCGAGTCGAAGGAGGCGCTCTTTCGAGAGGCCATCGAGTTGTACAAGAAGACGGCGGGCGCGGGCACGATGAAGGCGCTCGCGGAGGGGCGCACCGCGCGCGAGGCCATTCGGGTGATGCTGATGACCAGCGTCGACATCGCGCTCTCGGCACCGGGCAAGGCGGGTTGCCTTCTGGTGGTGAGCATCCTCCAGAGCGCAACGGAAAATAGCGGTCTGCAAGAGCACATGGAGGAGATCCGCCGCAGCACGGTGCAGGCCATTCGGAAGCGACTCGAGCGCGGCATGCGCGAGAGGGACCTTCCCGCAACGACGGACGTACGCGGCCTCAGCGCCTTTTTCGGCACGATGATCCATGGCCTCTCGCTGCAAGCGCGCGATGGCACACCGCGAAAGGACCTGCACCGCGCCATCGAGGCGGCGCTGAGCGTCTTATAG
- a CDS encoding bifunctional salicylyl-CoA 5-hydroxylase/oxidoreductase: MKIACIGGGPAGLYFGILMKKANPSSEVVVLERNAPGETFGWGVVFSDETLEYLEQGDRETHEEITRVFAHWDAIDIHYRGSCIRSGGHGFSGLARRKLLDILARRATELGVEIRFRTEVDDFESLDVFRDADLVVAADGVNSKVRARYADVFRPHLDVRQSKYIWLGTTKTFDAFQFIFEENEDGLFQVHGYRFDDATSTFIVECDQASWRKAGLDRATTDESIAYLERLFARHLDGHRLLTNRSMWVNFVTVKNSTWRHGKVVLMGDAAHTAHFSIGSGTKMAMEDAIALAAALEKTGVVHEDRPTRKRIEEALEAYENDRYTMVLRIQKAAQDSYHWFEGSKRYLGHEPLSFAMSLLSRSKRIGYDNLKVRDPALVTRATEDFVARCRIVDRDPADPPPPPMFTPFTLRGLTLQNRVVVSSMCMYSAKDGLVDDFHLVHLGSRAMGGAGLVMTEMTDVSRDGRITPGCAGMYLPEHVTAWRRIVDFVHQRSRAAIGMQIAHAGRKGSTKLLWEGMDEPLDEGNWPIIGPSPIPYTPRSQVPKEMDRADMDRVKADFVRATLMAQDAGFDLLEVHLAHGYLLSSFLSPLSNVRKDGYGGSLENRMRYPLEVVEAVRAVWPKDKPLSVRISATDWHDQGFTGDDAVVLGGALKERGTDIVDVSTGQTSIYAQPVYGRMYQTPYSDRVRNEAKVPTMTVGAITTADQVNTILIAGRADLCVLARPHLRNPNWTFAAAEEQGYMELGWPDQYESVRPRPKL, encoded by the coding sequence ATGAAGATCGCATGCATCGGGGGTGGGCCTGCCGGGCTCTACTTCGGCATCTTGATGAAGAAGGCCAACCCCTCGTCCGAAGTGGTGGTCCTCGAGCGAAACGCGCCCGGGGAGACCTTTGGATGGGGGGTCGTCTTTTCGGACGAGACCCTCGAGTACCTCGAGCAGGGCGACCGCGAGACGCACGAAGAGATCACGCGGGTCTTTGCGCACTGGGATGCGATTGACATCCACTACCGGGGTAGCTGCATCCGAAGCGGCGGCCACGGCTTTTCCGGTTTGGCGCGCCGCAAGCTGCTCGACATCTTGGCCCGGCGGGCCACCGAGCTTGGCGTCGAGATTCGATTCCGCACCGAGGTGGACGACTTCGAATCGCTCGACGTGTTCCGCGACGCCGACCTGGTGGTGGCGGCCGATGGAGTGAACAGCAAGGTGCGCGCGCGTTATGCCGACGTGTTTCGCCCGCATCTCGACGTGCGGCAGTCGAAATACATCTGGCTCGGCACCACGAAGACGTTCGACGCGTTCCAATTCATCTTCGAGGAAAACGAAGATGGGCTCTTCCAGGTGCACGGCTACCGCTTCGACGATGCCACGAGCACCTTCATCGTCGAGTGCGACCAGGCCTCGTGGCGCAAAGCAGGGCTCGACCGCGCCACCACCGACGAGAGCATCGCCTACCTGGAGCGCCTCTTTGCGCGGCACCTCGACGGGCACCGGCTTCTGACGAACCGCTCGATGTGGGTCAACTTCGTCACGGTGAAGAACTCGACCTGGCGGCACGGCAAGGTCGTGCTCATGGGCGATGCCGCGCACACGGCGCACTTCTCCATCGGCTCCGGAACGAAAATGGCCATGGAGGACGCGATCGCGCTCGCCGCCGCCCTGGAGAAAACCGGCGTGGTGCACGAAGATCGACCCACGCGCAAGCGCATCGAGGAGGCTCTCGAGGCATACGAGAACGACCGCTACACCATGGTGCTGCGCATCCAGAAGGCCGCGCAGGACAGCTACCATTGGTTCGAGGGGAGCAAACGTTACCTCGGGCACGAGCCGCTCTCCTTTGCCATGAGCCTGCTCTCGCGGAGCAAGCGAATCGGCTACGACAATTTGAAGGTTCGCGATCCGGCCTTGGTGACGCGCGCCACGGAGGACTTCGTCGCGCGCTGTCGCATCGTCGATCGCGATCCGGCCGACCCTCCGCCGCCGCCCATGTTCACACCGTTCACCTTGCGCGGTCTCACCTTGCAGAACCGCGTCGTGGTCTCGTCCATGTGCATGTATTCTGCAAAGGACGGCTTGGTGGACGACTTCCACCTGGTGCACCTGGGCAGCCGCGCCATGGGCGGTGCAGGCCTGGTGATGACCGAGATGACCGACGTCTCGCGCGACGGGCGCATCACCCCGGGCTGCGCGGGCATGTACCTTCCCGAGCACGTCACCGCGTGGCGGCGCATCGTCGACTTCGTGCACCAGCGCTCGCGCGCGGCCATCGGTATGCAGATCGCGCACGCCGGCCGCAAAGGCTCCACCAAGCTTCTCTGGGAGGGCATGGACGAGCCGCTCGACGAGGGCAACTGGCCGATCATCGGTCCGTCCCCCATCCCGTACACGCCGCGCAGCCAAGTGCCGAAGGAGATGGACCGCGCGGACATGGATCGCGTGAAGGCCGACTTCGTGCGCGCCACGCTCATGGCGCAAGACGCGGGATTCGATTTGCTCGAGGTGCACCTCGCGCACGGCTACCTGCTCTCGAGCTTCCTCTCTCCGCTGTCCAACGTGCGCAAGGACGGCTACGGCGGCTCGCTGGAGAACCGCATGCGCTACCCGCTCGAGGTCGTGGAGGCCGTTCGCGCGGTGTGGCCCAAGGACAAGCCGCTCAGCGTGCGCATCTCCGCCACCGATTGGCACGACCAGGGCTTCACCGGCGATGACGCCGTCGTTCTGGGTGGTGCGCTCAAGGAGCGGGGAACGGACATCGTCGACGTATCCACCGGGCAGACGTCCATCTACGCGCAGCCGGTGTACGGCCGCATGTACCAGACGCCCTATTCCGATCGGGTCCGCAACGAGGCGAAGGTCCCCACGATGACCGTGGGCGCCATCACCACGGCCGACCAGGTGAACACGATCCTCATCGCCGGCCGCGCCGATCTGTGCGTGCTTGCCCGCCCGCACCTGCGCAACCCCAACTGGACATTCGCCGCCGCCGAGGAACAGGGCTACATGGAGCTCGGCTGGCCGGATCAGTACGAGTCGGTTCGCCCGCGTCCCAAGCTATAA
- the lon gene encoding endopeptidase La: MSSRTTFPLLPLRNGVIFPGTTVTLPLGRERSVALARAVRPGDILVVVTQKDGSVTEPTEDGLYHYGTFAKVQQIARAGDREYRMTVEGMGRFELAHLVSSDPYWIAEGSVVDEPVSNPDEARMLARVLRERVEELAGRQGGAVSSSVRATEEQPGLVADQIAAGLGLATDKEMQVLQTTDVLERLRQVAALITEVSALSDMRRKIEGDVRKEIGKTQRDVLLREQMRAIQKELGDDKEDDLGRLRERLDKAGLSEEARAVADRELKRLEGMSPQSPESNVARTYLEALADLPWSARAEAKDDIDAIKEKLDADHHGLQDVKKRILEHMAVLKVSRNPRGTILCLAGPPGVGKTSLGQSIADATGRPFVRISLGGVRDEAEIRGHRRTYVGALPGRIVHALRKAKVKNPVFLLDEIDKLGQGWQGSPEAALLEVLDPEQNKTFTDHYLEVPFDLSEVIFIATANTLETLSAPLRDRLEILELAGYTPDEKVHIARSHLIPKALREHGLDLDALNLTDPALSAIITDYTREAGVRQLTRQLTKLVRALALEVARATDGKPHKLTIDADDLQTHLGKRRFFSEVAERTQVPGVATGLAWTPVGGDILFIETSRMPGRGRLEITGQLGDVMKESARAALTYVRSNASALGVDPGFLEGQDIHVHVPAGGVPKDGPSAGVTIFTALTSLLSGRKVRSDTAMTGEVTLRGRVLPVGGIKAKVLAAHRAGLTRVVLPEKNARDLDEVPEEVRKHLEIHFASDMSEVLAAALEKEGDTASPSPEPAITPTTTSTSTTAT, encoded by the coding sequence ATGAGCTCGAGAACCACATTTCCGCTTCTGCCGTTGCGCAACGGGGTCATCTTCCCGGGCACCACGGTGACGCTTCCCCTCGGTCGCGAGCGGTCGGTCGCGCTCGCCCGTGCGGTTCGCCCCGGCGACATCCTCGTCGTGGTGACGCAGAAAGACGGCTCGGTCACCGAGCCGACGGAAGACGGCCTCTATCACTACGGCACCTTCGCCAAGGTGCAGCAAATCGCCCGCGCCGGCGATCGCGAATACCGCATGACCGTGGAAGGCATGGGGCGTTTCGAATTGGCGCACCTCGTCTCGAGCGATCCGTATTGGATCGCCGAGGGCAGCGTCGTCGACGAGCCGGTGAGCAACCCGGACGAGGCGCGCATGCTCGCCCGTGTCCTCCGCGAGCGGGTCGAGGAGCTGGCAGGCCGCCAGGGCGGTGCCGTCAGCAGCTCGGTGCGGGCCACCGAAGAGCAGCCCGGCCTCGTGGCCGATCAGATTGCCGCAGGCCTCGGCCTCGCCACCGACAAAGAGATGCAGGTCCTGCAGACCACCGACGTGCTCGAGCGCCTCCGCCAAGTGGCCGCGCTCATCACCGAGGTGTCCGCCCTTTCGGACATGCGCCGCAAGATCGAGGGCGATGTCCGCAAGGAAATCGGCAAAACCCAGCGCGACGTGCTTCTGCGCGAGCAGATGCGCGCCATTCAGAAAGAGCTGGGCGACGACAAAGAAGACGATCTCGGGCGCCTGCGCGAGCGCCTCGACAAGGCGGGCCTCTCGGAGGAGGCGCGCGCCGTGGCCGACCGCGAATTGAAGCGGCTCGAGGGCATGTCACCGCAGAGCCCCGAATCCAACGTTGCGCGCACCTACCTGGAGGCCCTGGCGGATCTTCCGTGGAGCGCCCGCGCCGAGGCCAAGGACGACATCGACGCGATCAAAGAGAAGCTCGACGCCGACCACCACGGTCTGCAGGACGTGAAGAAGCGCATCCTCGAGCACATGGCCGTGCTCAAGGTCTCGCGCAATCCGCGCGGCACCATCTTGTGCCTTGCCGGCCCGCCCGGCGTGGGCAAGACGTCGCTGGGGCAATCGATCGCCGACGCGACGGGGCGGCCCTTCGTGCGCATTTCGCTCGGCGGCGTGCGCGACGAGGCGGAGATCCGCGGCCACCGCCGCACCTACGTGGGCGCGCTTCCCGGCCGCATCGTGCACGCATTGCGCAAGGCCAAGGTGAAGAACCCGGTGTTCTTGCTCGACGAGATCGACAAACTCGGTCAGGGCTGGCAAGGCTCGCCCGAGGCGGCGCTGCTCGAGGTGCTGGATCCGGAGCAGAACAAGACGTTCACCGATCATTACCTGGAGGTTCCCTTCGATCTGTCGGAGGTGATCTTCATCGCGACCGCGAACACCCTGGAGACCTTGTCGGCGCCTTTGCGCGATCGCCTCGAGATCCTCGAGCTCGCGGGCTACACGCCGGACGAGAAGGTGCACATCGCGCGAAGCCACTTGATTCCCAAGGCGCTGCGCGAGCACGGGCTCGATCTGGATGCGCTCAACCTGACCGATCCGGCGTTGTCGGCCATCATCACGGACTACACGCGTGAGGCCGGCGTACGTCAGTTGACGCGGCAGCTCACCAAGTTGGTGCGCGCGCTGGCCCTCGAGGTGGCGCGGGCCACCGACGGAAAGCCGCACAAGCTGACCATCGACGCGGACGATCTGCAGACGCACCTGGGCAAGCGCCGCTTCTTCAGCGAGGTGGCGGAGCGCACGCAGGTTCCGGGCGTGGCCACCGGCCTCGCGTGGACGCCGGTGGGTGGCGATATTCTCTTCATCGAGACGTCGCGCATGCCGGGCCGGGGGCGCTTGGAAATCACCGGGCAACTCGGCGACGTCATGAAAGAGTCCGCACGCGCTGCGTTGACGTACGTGAGAAGCAATGCGTCAGCGCTGGGCGTGGACCCCGGCTTCCTCGAGGGGCAGGACATCCACGTGCACGTGCCGGCCGGCGGTGTGCCGAAGGATGGTCCCTCGGCGGGCGTGACGATTTTCACCGCGCTGACGTCGCTTCTGAGCGGTCGAAAAGTGCGCTCGGACACGGCGATGACCGGCGAGGTGACCCTGCGCGGGCGCGTGTTGCCCGTGGGCGGCATCAAGGCCAAGGTCCTCGCGGCGCACCGGGCGGGGTTGACCCGGGTGGTCCTTCCCGAGAAGAACGCGCGCGATCTGGACGAGGTGCCGGAGGAAGTGCGAAAGCACCTCGAGATCCACTTCGCGAGCGACATGAGCGAGGTGCTCGCGGCGGCGCTGGAGAAGGAAGGGGATACGGCGTCACCGTCGCCGGAGCCCGCGATCACCCCGACGACCACGAGCACGTCTACGACCGCGACCTGA
- a CDS encoding TetR/AcrR family transcriptional regulator, giving the protein MGTSEAERRKVILDAARRLLCHYGPHKTTIAEIAREAEIGVGTVYLEFASKEAIIGALSDLEHALVLDAMHEAIARKRAEGASFADQIAALLDARVEMFLARGSQGAHTKDLLHCGNPGVKDAHLRFEVSERTLLAHLLFEGAQEGELQAFASTEETARALLLVYAAFAPPKLFCSPADEVRQMLRAVHELVKHGLVRR; this is encoded by the coding sequence ATGGGTACTTCGGAAGCCGAGAGACGCAAGGTCATCCTCGATGCCGCGCGGCGGCTGCTTTGTCATTACGGGCCGCACAAGACGACCATTGCGGAGATTGCGCGCGAGGCCGAGATTGGCGTCGGCACCGTGTACCTCGAATTCGCTTCGAAGGAGGCGATCATCGGGGCGCTGTCGGACCTCGAGCATGCGCTCGTTCTGGATGCGATGCACGAAGCCATCGCGCGCAAGAGAGCCGAGGGCGCAAGCTTTGCCGACCAGATCGCCGCTCTTCTCGACGCGCGCGTGGAGATGTTTCTCGCGCGCGGAAGCCAGGGCGCGCATACGAAAGATCTGCTGCACTGCGGGAACCCCGGCGTCAAAGATGCGCACCTGCGCTTCGAGGTGAGCGAGCGCACGTTGCTTGCGCACTTGCTCTTCGAGGGCGCGCAAGAGGGCGAGCTTCAAGCCTTCGCCAGCACCGAGGAAACGGCCCGCGCGCTGCTTCTGGTTTACGCCGCCTTCGCCCCGCCCAAGTTGTTCTGCAGCCCGGCCGACGAAGTGCGGCAGATGCTGCGCGCGGTGCACGAGCTGGTGAAGCACGGGTTGGTGCGGCGCTAG